From Coffea arabica cultivar ET-39 chromosome 9c, Coffea Arabica ET-39 HiFi, whole genome shotgun sequence, one genomic window encodes:
- the LOC140014143 gene encoding uncharacterized protein yields the protein MAKPVLSDRLARWYLQFQQFEIIYVPAKAVKGQILADFLADHPIPAEWELTDELPDEEMFMVESPWSMYFDGAAHRDGAGAGVVFYTSEADVLSYSFTLTRRCSNNMAEYQALILGLETAVDMKQLHLRVYGDSKLVVNQFLGIYDVKKPELIPYYKYARQLMGYLDSVTIEHIPRNFNQQDDSLVIPPMFDEEGDGKEENTYHIFVYEIEKEDWRHLIIDYLNHGKLPKNPKKKIDIRRRVPRFIYYKGTLYRRSFDGVFLRCLGEDEVVQAMEEAHSGICAMNKLCEKFHFKQYKSSMYYAAANRVAEAFNKTLCNLLKKIVNKSRKDWHLRIGEALWAYQTTFRTPTQATPYALVYGIEAVLPLECQIPSLRIAIQEGLSEEDNVRLRLEELEALDEKRLETQQRIECYQAHLSKAFNKHVRPRSFQIGKLVLAVRRPTILTHGGQRKFTPKWDGPYAVREVYTNGSYKLVAEDGLSVGPINGKYLKRLHVLKFLHSVISQDAGMFNGR from the exons ATGGCAAAACCTGTACTGTCTGATCGGCTCGCGAGATGGTACCTCCAGTTTCAACAATTCGAAATTATTTATGTACCTGCGAAGGCTGTCAAAGGACAAATATTGGCAGACTTTTTAGCCGATCATCCCATACCTGCCGAGTGGGAGTTGACTGATGAACTCCCCGATGAAGAAATGTTTATGGTCGAATCCCCTTGGTCAATGTATTTCGATGGAGCTGCTCACCGTGATGGAGCTGGTGCGGGAGTTGTCTTTTATACTTCTGAAGCAGATGTATTGTCGTACTCCTTCACTTTAACACGCCGATGTTCAAACAATATGGCCGAATATCAGGCGTTGATTCTTGGTCTTGAAACGGCTGTAGACATGAAGCAGTTGCATCTTAGAGTCTATGGTGATTCAAAATTGGTGGTAAATCAATTTCTTGGTATTTATGATGTCAAGAAACCTGAATTGATCCCATATTATAAGTATGCAAGACAACTCATGGGATATTTGGATAGTGTCACTATAGAACATATCCCTAGAAATTTCAATCAACAAGATGATTCTTTG GTCATACCTCCGATGTTTGACGAAGAAGGTGATGGTAAGGAAGAAAATActtatcatatttttgtttATGAGATCGAAAAGGAGGATTGGCGTCACCTCATCATTGATTATCTTAATCATGGGAAGTTACcaaaaaatcctaagaaaaagATTGATATACGTCGTCGAGTACCACGTTTCATTTACTACAAAGGGACGCTTTACCGAAGGTCATTCGATGGGGTGTTTCTACGATgtcttggagaagatgaggtcgTGCAAGCAATGGAGGAGGCTCACTCTGGGATATGCG CAATGAACAAGCTTTGCgaaaagtttcatttcaaacaatACAAGTCGTCCATGTACTATGCTGCTGCAAATAGAGTCGCTGAAGCATTCAATAAGACCTTATGTAATCTGTTGAAGAAAATCGTGAATAAATCGAGAAAGGATTGGCATCTTCGAATTGGAGAAGCACTTTGGGCATACCAAACTACTTTTCGAACTCCCACGCAAGCGACCCCATACGCGCTTGTTTATGGTATTGAAGCTGTTCTTCCACTTGAGTGTCAAATACCTTCGCTAAGAATTGCGATTCAAGAAGGGCTCAGTGAAGAAGATAATGTTCGTCTTCGCCTTGAAGAGTTAGAAGCACTCGACGAAAAGAGATTGGAAACTCAGCAACGGATTGAGTGCTATCAGGCTCACCTTTCAAAAGCATTCAATAAGCACGTCCGACCTCGTTCTTttcaaattggaaagttagtGCTCGCTGTTCGGAGACCAACCATTCTCACTCATGGCGGACAAAGAAAGTTTACTCCTAAGTGGGATGGTCCATATGCCGTTCGAGAAGTATATACAAATGGCTCATACAAGTTGGTTGCTGAAGATGGATTAAGCGTTGGCCCCATCAATGGTAAGTACCTAAAAAG ACTTCATGTCCTCAAGTTCCTTCATAGCGTCATCAGTCAAGATGCTGGTATGTTCAATGGAAGATAG